In Vibrio celticus, one genomic interval encodes:
- a CDS encoding arylsulfatase, with the protein MSALSVAQGVAAADQPNILAIWADDLGYYNTSAYNRGMMRYETPNIDRIANEGAIFTDMYAQQSCTAGRASFVTGQHPFRTGLLTIGMPGSAHGIPDWAPTIGDALKEEGYATAQFGKNHLGDQDKHLPTNHGFDEFFGNLYHLNAEEEPETYFYPKDPEFRKNYGPRGVIKATSDGKIEDTGPLTRARMENIDEDFTEAAITFMEKSVKEDKPFFIWYNSTRMHVWTRLNEHYSGISGQGIYADGMAQLDDNVGALLDTLERLEVADNTIVILSTDNGAEKFTWPDGGTSPFHGEKGTTYEGGMRVPQIVKWPGVIKPGSAVNALMSQEDWLPTLAAAAGNDSIVEDLKEGVSLNNKDWRVHLDGSNFMPYFEGKAEKSPRETIFYFSANGDFNALRWNDWKASFAMMEGTMQSAIRQAPAWASITNLRMDPFETAAKESGMYTRWMVDNMWLFVPMSQEVIKFMGSLNDYPMQQGQGFSAAEINYNTLKMQKLIQQMQAQNAK; encoded by the coding sequence ATGAGCGCACTCAGCGTTGCTCAAGGCGTCGCTGCTGCAGACCAACCGAACATTCTTGCTATCTGGGCAGATGATCTTGGTTACTACAACACTAGCGCATACAACCGTGGAATGATGCGCTACGAAACGCCTAACATCGACCGTATTGCTAACGAGGGTGCTATTTTTACGGATATGTACGCACAACAATCTTGTACAGCTGGCCGTGCTTCGTTCGTGACAGGGCAACACCCATTCCGTACCGGCCTACTTACTATCGGTATGCCAGGTTCAGCACACGGTATTCCTGACTGGGCTCCTACCATTGGTGATGCTCTTAAAGAAGAAGGTTACGCGACCGCACAATTCGGTAAAAATCACTTAGGCGATCAAGACAAACACCTTCCTACAAACCATGGTTTTGATGAGTTCTTTGGTAACCTTTACCACTTAAACGCGGAAGAAGAGCCTGAAACTTACTTTTACCCTAAAGACCCAGAATTCAGAAAGAACTACGGGCCTCGTGGCGTTATCAAAGCAACCTCTGATGGCAAAATCGAAGATACAGGTCCACTGACTCGTGCTCGTATGGAAAACATCGATGAGGACTTTACCGAAGCGGCTATCACGTTCATGGAGAAATCTGTAAAAGAAGATAAGCCTTTCTTTATCTGGTACAACTCGACTCGCATGCACGTTTGGACTCGTCTGAACGAACATTACAGCGGCATTTCTGGTCAAGGTATCTACGCTGATGGTATGGCTCAATTAGACGACAACGTCGGCGCGTTGCTTGATACTCTTGAACGCTTAGAAGTCGCAGACAACACTATTGTTATCCTTTCTACCGATAACGGTGCAGAGAAGTTCACATGGCCTGACGGCGGTACATCTCCTTTCCACGGTGAAAAAGGCACAACTTACGAAGGCGGTATGCGCGTTCCACAAATCGTGAAATGGCCAGGTGTTATCAAACCTGGCTCTGCGGTTAACGCGCTAATGTCCCAAGAAGACTGGTTACCGACACTAGCTGCCGCTGCCGGCAATGACTCTATCGTTGAAGACCTTAAAGAAGGTGTTTCTCTAAATAATAAAGATTGGCGTGTTCACTTAGATGGCTCGAACTTTATGCCATATTTTGAAGGAAAGGCTGAAAAGTCACCCCGTGAAACTATCTTCTACTTCTCTGCAAACGGTGACTTCAATGCGCTTCGTTGGAACGATTGGAAAGCAAGCTTCGCTATGATGGAAGGCACAATGCAATCGGCTATCCGTCAAGCTCCTGCTTGGGCTTCAATTACAAACCTACGTATGGACCCGTTTGAAACCGCAGCGAAAGAATCTGGCATGTACACTCGTTGGATGGTAGATAACATGTGGCTATTCGTACCAATGTCTCAAGAAGTGATTAAGTTCATGGGCTCTCTAAACGATTACCCAATGCAACAAGGCCAAGGCTTCAGTGCTGCAGAGATCAATTACAACACGCTAAAAATGCAAAAGCTAATTCAGCAGATGCAAGCACAAAACGCGAAATAG
- the dmeF gene encoding CDF family Co(II)/Ni(II) efflux transporter DmeF: protein MSFPTRHQHNFSSHNSQGEKRTFYVLLLTIITMVVEIVAGTIYGSMALLADGWHMGTHAAAFGITLFAYRYAKKHAESERFSFGTGKVSVLGGYTSAIALGIVALLMLVESVHRLFNPQAIQFNEAIIVACIGLTVNVVSMFLLGDHHHDHGHGHSHSKNHGHSHSHDHDSDHGHKHGEHHGHHHDHNLRAAYMHVLADTLTSLLAIVALLFGKFYGWNWLDAAMGMVGAFVIAKWTMNLMKQTSPILLDENIDQDYRDSVTETLTPYASVTDFHMWKVSGHHYSAAITLESNSDKTVSEYKQMLAKFDKINHLTLEVHSNDHAKYRTA, encoded by the coding sequence TTGAGTTTTCCAACACGTCACCAACACAACTTTTCTTCACATAACAGCCAAGGTGAAAAGCGTACTTTCTACGTTCTCTTGTTAACTATCATCACCATGGTTGTCGAGATCGTTGCCGGTACTATTTACGGCTCTATGGCGTTACTTGCTGATGGTTGGCACATGGGGACGCATGCTGCGGCATTTGGCATCACCTTATTTGCATACCGATATGCGAAGAAACATGCCGAGAGCGAACGTTTCTCTTTCGGTACCGGTAAAGTCAGCGTGTTAGGGGGCTACACCAGCGCGATTGCATTGGGGATTGTGGCATTGTTGATGCTGGTGGAATCGGTGCATCGTTTGTTTAACCCACAAGCGATTCAGTTCAATGAAGCGATCATCGTTGCTTGTATTGGTTTAACTGTGAACGTGGTGAGTATGTTTTTACTTGGCGATCACCATCATGATCACGGACACGGCCACAGTCATAGTAAGAATCACGGTCATTCACATAGTCATGATCATGATAGCGACCATGGTCACAAACATGGCGAGCATCACGGACACCATCATGATCACAACCTACGCGCAGCCTACATGCATGTGTTGGCGGATACTTTGACGTCTCTGCTTGCGATTGTTGCGCTGCTATTTGGTAAGTTTTACGGTTGGAACTGGTTAGATGCAGCAATGGGAATGGTTGGCGCATTCGTGATTGCCAAGTGGACGATGAACCTTATGAAACAAACCAGCCCAATCCTGCTGGATGAGAATATCGACCAAGATTATCGTGACTCAGTGACCGAAACCTTAACGCCTTATGCGTCGGTAACCGATTTCCATATGTGGAAGGTGAGTGGACATCACTATTCAGCAGCGATTACTCTTGAATCAAACAGTGACAAAACCGTCTCTGAATATAAACAAATGCTCGCCAAGTTTGATAAGATTAATCATCTTACTCTTGAAGTGCATTCAAACGACCATGCGAAATATAGAACAGCTTAA
- a CDS encoding MarR family winged helix-turn-helix transcriptional regulator gives MRNIEQLNQILTEFYDKMSSWEQSVVKETGYSLAQVHTIEVLGMHGALRMKELAEKLGITTGTLTVQIEKLVKAELIERHEHPTDRRAIVVALTDEGQKIHVHHNQLHLNLVNGLTQDIEEDEKAVLLKCLTKMVKAF, from the coding sequence ATGCGAAATATAGAACAGCTTAACCAAATACTGACTGAGTTCTACGATAAAATGTCTTCGTGGGAGCAGTCTGTTGTCAAAGAGACAGGTTATTCCCTTGCTCAAGTTCACACCATTGAAGTGCTTGGTATGCATGGCGCGTTAAGAATGAAAGAGCTCGCTGAAAAGCTTGGTATCACCACGGGTACGCTTACCGTTCAAATCGAAAAGTTGGTTAAAGCTGAATTGATTGAGCGCCATGAACACCCAACAGATCGTCGTGCGATTGTGGTTGCTTTGACTGATGAAGGGCAGAAGATACACGTTCACCACAACCAGCTTCACTTGAATTTGGTTAATGGACTAACACAAGACATCGAAGAAGATGAGAAAGCGGTGTTATTGAAGTGCCTAACCAAGATGGTGAAAGCGTTTTAG